ATTAAATAAAGGAATTTATCATGGAATACAAAACTTCAATAGACATATTCAAAAAATACTTCGAACATAAGTTTGCGAAATCGCTTAAAACACTCGATAAATCAGCCTTTCCGGGGAATCCGTTTGTTTCAATTTCGCGTACTACGGGTGCTGGAGGTGTTAATTTCCCGAAAAGCTTGTCCATCACCTTAACGAGCAGGAAAGTAAATCCGAAAATAAATGGATGATATTCGATAAGGACGTACTCGAAATGGTTCTCGAAGAGCATAATCTCCCAAAGGAAATAAAGAAATTTATGCCCGAGAAGAAGGTCTCTGAATTTCAGGATGTTATCGAACAGCTTTTCGGACTTCATCCAAACGAGCACAAGTTAATAAAAAAGGTAAGCGATACAATTCTGCACCTGTCACACATTGGAAACGTTGTGTTTGTCGGACGCGGTTCCAACATCATCACCGCTGAATGCAAGTACGGTCTGCATCTGCGTATATTAG
Above is a window of Ignavibacteria bacterium DNA encoding:
- a CDS encoding cytidylate kinase family protein, with amino-acid sequence MIFDKDVLEMVLEEHNLPKEIKKFMPEKKVSEFQDVIEQLFGLHPNEHKLIKKVSDTILHLSHIGNVVFVGRGSNIITAECKYGLHLRILDSLENRIINVQNYFKLNRVQALKLIQTEDKNRKNYIKKYFNKDIDNPLLYSLVINFESFETEDVILMIINEVQKLKKRTIT